In Mauremys reevesii isolate NIE-2019 linkage group 14, ASM1616193v1, whole genome shotgun sequence, a single window of DNA contains:
- the ACHE gene encoding acetylcholinesterase isoform X1, whose product MAGALPALLLCAALALGARADELLASTRAGQVRGLRVPVLSGQVSAFLGIPYAEPPVGRLRFRRPEPKRGWSGVLDAGAYRHACHQYVDTLYPGFPGTEMWNPNREMSEDCLYLNLWVPSPRPRNATVLVWIYGGGFYSGSASLDVYDGRFLAHAEQVVVVSMNYRVGAFGFLALSGSQEAPGNVGLLDQRLALQWVQSNIHFFGGNPKAVTIFGESAGAASVGMHLLSPGSRPLFRRAILQSGVPNAPWATVAPAEGRRRAGQLAKLVGCPPGNDSELVACLRDKTPQELIDQEWQVLPHQSVFRFSFVPVADGDFSGEVPEAPAGAGGFQETQALVGVVRDEGTYFLIYGAPGFSKDNESLISREDFLGGVRMGVPQANELAAEAVVLQYTDWLDQDNPVKNREAMDDIVGDHNVICPVTHFALRLAERGARVYSYFFDHRASNMLWPPWMGVPHGYEIEFVFGLPLDPGLNYTAEEAALSRRIMRYWANFARTGDPNEASERGTRWPPYTPRGQQYVRLNPRPLAVGQGLRAQVCAFWNRFLPKLLNITDNIEEAERQWRLEFHRWSAYMGHWKSQFDHYSRQDRCSEL is encoded by the exons ATGGCCGGGGCCCTGCCCGCTCTCCTGCTCTGCGCCGCCCTGGCCCTCGGCGCCCGGGCCGACGAGTTGCTGGCCAGCACCCGGGCGGGGCAGGTGCGGGGCCTGCGGGTGCCCGTCCTCTCGGGCCAGGTCTCCGCCTTCCTGGGCATCCCGTACGCCGAGCCGCCCGTGGGCCGGCTGCGCTTCCGCCGGCCGGAGCCCAAGCGGGGCTGGAGCGGGGTGCTGGATGCCGGTGCCTACCGCCACGCCTGCCACCAGTACGTGGACACCCTGTACCCCGGCTTCCCCGGCACGGAGATGTGGAACCCCAACCGGGAGATGAGCGAGGACTGCCTGTACCTCAACCTGTGGgtgccctccccgcgcccccgcAACGCCACCGTGCTGGTCTGGATCTACGGCGGCGGCTTCTACAGCGGCTCCGCCTCGCTGGACGTCTACGACGGGCGCTTCCTGGCCCACGCCGAGCAGGTGGTGGTGGTCTCCATGAACTACCGGGTGGGGGCCTTCGGCTTCCTGGCCCTCTCGGGCAGCCAGGAGGCGCCGGGCAACGTGGGGCTGCTGGACCAGCGCCTGGCGctgcagtgggtgcagagcaacATCCACTTCTTCGGGGGCAACCCCAAGGCGGTGACCATCTTCGGGGAGAGCGCCGGGGCCGCCTCGGTGGGCATGCACCTGCTCTCGCCCGGCAGCCGCCCGCTCTTCCGCCGCGCCATCCTGCAGAGCGGGGTGCCCAACGCCCCCTGGGCCACCGTGGCCCCGGCCGAGGGCCGGCGCCGGGCCGGCCAGCTGGCCAAGCTGGTGGGCTGCCCGCCGGGCAACGACTCGGAGCTGGTGGCCTGTCTGCGGGACAAGACCCCGCAGGAGCTGATCGACCAGGAGTGGCAGGTGCTGCCCCACCAGAGCGTCTTCCGCTTCTCCTTCGTGCCGGTGGCCGACGGGGACTTCTCCGGCGAGGTGCCCGAGGCCCCGGCGGGCGCCGGCggcttccaggagacccaggcgCTGGTGGGGGTGGTGCGGGACGAGGGCACCTACTTCCTGATCTACGGGGCGCCCGGCTTCAGCAAGGACAACGAGAGCCTGATCAGCCGGGAGGACTTCCTGGGCGGGGTGCGCATGGGGGTGCCCCAGGCCAACGAGCTGGCGGCCGAGGCCGTGGTGCTGCAATACACCGACTGGCTGGACCAGGACAACCCGGTGAAGAACCGGGAGGCCATGGACGACATCGTGGGCGACCACAACGTCATCTGCCCCGTCACCCACTTCGCCCTGCGGCTGGCCGAGCGCGGCGCCCGCGTCTACTCCTACTTCTTCGACCACCGCGCCTCCAACATGCTCTGGCCCCCCTGGATGGGGGTGCCCCACGGCTACGAGATCGAGTTCGTCTTCGGCCTGCCCCTCGACCCCGGCCTCAACTACACGGCCGAGGAGGCCGCGCTCAGCCGACGCATCATGCGCTACTGGGCCAACTTCGCCCGCACCGG GGACCCGAACGAGGCGTCGGAGCGGGGCACGCGCTGGCCCCCCTACACCCCGCGGGGGCAGCAGTACGTGCGGCTGAACCCGCGccccctggctgtggggcaggggctccgGGCCCAGGTCTGCGCCTTCTGGAACCGCTTCCTACCGAAGCTGCTCAACATCACCG atAACATCGAGGAGGCCGAGCGCCAGTGGCGGCTGGAGTTTCACCGCTGGAGCGCGTACATGGGCCACTGGAAAAGCCAGTTCGACCACTACAGCCGACAGGACCGCTGCTCCGAGCTGTGA
- the ACHE gene encoding acetylcholinesterase isoform X2 produces the protein MAGALPALLLCAALALGARADELLASTRAGQVRGLRVPVLSGQVSAFLGIPYAEPPVGRLRFRRPEPKRGWSGVLDAGAYRHACHQYVDTLYPGFPGTEMWNPNREMSEDCLYLNLWVPSPRPRNATVLVWIYGGGFYSGSASLDVYDGRFLAHAEQVVVVSMNYRVGAFGFLALSGSQEAPGNVGLLDQRLALQWVQSNIHFFGGNPKAVTIFGESAGAASVGMHLLSPGSRPLFRRAILQSGVPNAPWATVAPAEGRRRAGQLAKLVGCPPGNDSELVACLRDKTPQELIDQEWQVLPHQSVFRFSFVPVADGDFSGEVPEAPAGAGGFQETQALVGVVRDEGTYFLIYGAPGFSKDNESLISREDFLGGVRMGVPQANELAAEAVVLQYTDWLDQDNPVKNREAMDDIVGDHNVICPVTHFALRLAERGARVYSYFFDHRASNMLWPPWMGVPHGYEIEFVFGLPLDPGLNYTAEEAALSRRIMRYWANFARTGDPNEASERGTRWPPYTPRGQQYVRLNPRPLAVGQGLRAQVCAFWNRFLPKLLNITEPCAATDRGPGPPPAPLPLLALLPLLALRLRP, from the exons ATGGCCGGGGCCCTGCCCGCTCTCCTGCTCTGCGCCGCCCTGGCCCTCGGCGCCCGGGCCGACGAGTTGCTGGCCAGCACCCGGGCGGGGCAGGTGCGGGGCCTGCGGGTGCCCGTCCTCTCGGGCCAGGTCTCCGCCTTCCTGGGCATCCCGTACGCCGAGCCGCCCGTGGGCCGGCTGCGCTTCCGCCGGCCGGAGCCCAAGCGGGGCTGGAGCGGGGTGCTGGATGCCGGTGCCTACCGCCACGCCTGCCACCAGTACGTGGACACCCTGTACCCCGGCTTCCCCGGCACGGAGATGTGGAACCCCAACCGGGAGATGAGCGAGGACTGCCTGTACCTCAACCTGTGGgtgccctccccgcgcccccgcAACGCCACCGTGCTGGTCTGGATCTACGGCGGCGGCTTCTACAGCGGCTCCGCCTCGCTGGACGTCTACGACGGGCGCTTCCTGGCCCACGCCGAGCAGGTGGTGGTGGTCTCCATGAACTACCGGGTGGGGGCCTTCGGCTTCCTGGCCCTCTCGGGCAGCCAGGAGGCGCCGGGCAACGTGGGGCTGCTGGACCAGCGCCTGGCGctgcagtgggtgcagagcaacATCCACTTCTTCGGGGGCAACCCCAAGGCGGTGACCATCTTCGGGGAGAGCGCCGGGGCCGCCTCGGTGGGCATGCACCTGCTCTCGCCCGGCAGCCGCCCGCTCTTCCGCCGCGCCATCCTGCAGAGCGGGGTGCCCAACGCCCCCTGGGCCACCGTGGCCCCGGCCGAGGGCCGGCGCCGGGCCGGCCAGCTGGCCAAGCTGGTGGGCTGCCCGCCGGGCAACGACTCGGAGCTGGTGGCCTGTCTGCGGGACAAGACCCCGCAGGAGCTGATCGACCAGGAGTGGCAGGTGCTGCCCCACCAGAGCGTCTTCCGCTTCTCCTTCGTGCCGGTGGCCGACGGGGACTTCTCCGGCGAGGTGCCCGAGGCCCCGGCGGGCGCCGGCggcttccaggagacccaggcgCTGGTGGGGGTGGTGCGGGACGAGGGCACCTACTTCCTGATCTACGGGGCGCCCGGCTTCAGCAAGGACAACGAGAGCCTGATCAGCCGGGAGGACTTCCTGGGCGGGGTGCGCATGGGGGTGCCCCAGGCCAACGAGCTGGCGGCCGAGGCCGTGGTGCTGCAATACACCGACTGGCTGGACCAGGACAACCCGGTGAAGAACCGGGAGGCCATGGACGACATCGTGGGCGACCACAACGTCATCTGCCCCGTCACCCACTTCGCCCTGCGGCTGGCCGAGCGCGGCGCCCGCGTCTACTCCTACTTCTTCGACCACCGCGCCTCCAACATGCTCTGGCCCCCCTGGATGGGGGTGCCCCACGGCTACGAGATCGAGTTCGTCTTCGGCCTGCCCCTCGACCCCGGCCTCAACTACACGGCCGAGGAGGCCGCGCTCAGCCGACGCATCATGCGCTACTGGGCCAACTTCGCCCGCACCGG GGACCCGAACGAGGCGTCGGAGCGGGGCACGCGCTGGCCCCCCTACACCCCGCGGGGGCAGCAGTACGTGCGGCTGAACCCGCGccccctggctgtggggcaggggctccgGGCCCAGGTCTGCGCCTTCTGGAACCGCTTCCTACCGAAGCTGCTCAACATCACCG AGCCATGCGCTGCAACCGAccggggccccgggccccccccagccccactgcccctcctcgccctcctccccctcctcgccTTGCGGCTCAGGCCCTGA